In Nerophis lumbriciformis linkage group LG04, RoL_Nlum_v2.1, whole genome shotgun sequence, a single window of DNA contains:
- the LOC133599246 gene encoding uncharacterized protein isoform X1, whose translation MRGGNMAAISPPESPKRQDSLLEDVYTFGSSTDALELKGYSDQTEEFLFLNAGVSQYRKNSENVDNERVSVPSHFKVIECEAKGDQTSCKSPKDGVLEPKMAESPGGEQRAFDCSETEDSSGEESHSHKEENSKYETTQTVWPEKSNETHLDAEEIQEKEDSCVDQPSSGKELSENQVGNVDLDGVEDNDKHAELTSTPKKCRLECKECGKRFTRREMFYLHRHYHAHKDELMPLTCKECGLSFSDRRSLMKHRHEHKEEEEPKYEEESGFQCAECEKIFSSVRKLRSHKCIESDDKPFRCTLCRQEFQSKVSITKHMLNHSLDEGFKCKECGKRFPEYRIMRVHQRCHPNFKPYECPECGMVFKYQSVMEDHRRKHTDKQPPHLCNICGKTFKYSGLFQQHQYLHTGEKAFSCPECGKKFAFAQNVKAHCRLHRLCQTNPLPFSEQPTKQTSLSAPVQRKENAHQSEDPKHTFNCPLCPQTCSTPANLRAHMLIHEVEYETLERSTETPPEVKKVWDKGHTCPHCPSTYRDEISLRLHILKSHKYVAQDSDKVAAVSSKESKPLISENALAKLKNESLAIRPYKCPECEKTFRHRSVLELHMRIHSKDKPYQCNVCFKGFRFSNYLQQHLVIHSGKKPHKCPDCGKDFAFLQNMRTHQKLHREKPFRCTGCSKGYSSDLQLQRHMLSHNGEKPHKCHLCEKSFSLAYLLRDHINTHTGERPHHCGECNKSFCWLSSLLVHQKIHSRKRQSQSHFFTTAGRVRGRGRRGGRLTRGLSRRLGGLLYDDLHREADPKSQYSMMSSHQELLVRNREEGLLSDLHQTRVQWKVDGEEVIPFQSSQHLQEFASPRQERPSESSAQKRSSPSRVDELSAPRAYFSASSGSLQVGSVGSSSFMNGAVLWSVQPPHFGQELQSLKLSTAPVPTQKRETSTQALSLTVNQLEKSQIDAEADKQRAECIVDIPTTSQIDQSSPMPLLTPVSQGEVRSLWDIQAPLGISGKMNLPVKQAAVTAATWTNIQSQNATRQLPIPFHHFGQGIGTAVWGFQNNHSLLTGQLKPGSAQELQQQTLVAGSQIILNQPNPFFSPPLTPLSALALSGTHPLHTVTINALQRPPHPNIFFTPQGVMTKRPPMPQTLPLSQLTSQADAHKLGVSHLPFSPDRLMQCMICGISFPQELDLQMHYLQHAQGQI comes from the exons ATGCGTGGAGGAAACATGGCAGCCATATCACCGCCGGAGTCTCCAAAACGACAGGACTCCCTGCTGGAGGATGTTTACACATTTGGGAGCAGTACTGACGCACTGGAACTAAAAGGTTACTCGGACCAGACGGAagaattcctttttttaaatgcCGGAGTAAGCCAATATAGGAAAAACAGTGAAAATGTTGACAACGAAAGAGTTTCCGTTCCCAGCCATTTTAAGGTAATTGAGTGTGAGGCTAAAGGCGACCAAACATCATGTAAGTCACCGAAGGACGGAGTATTGGAGCCAAAAATGGCCGAGTCTCCAGGAGGTGAGCAGCGGGCTTTCGATTGTTCCGAGACAGAAGACTCCAGCGGCGAAGAGTCCCACTCTCACAAGGAGGAAAACAGCAAGTATG agaCTACACAGACTGTGTGGCCAGAAAAGTCCAATGAAACGCATCTTGATGCAGAGGAAATTCAAGAAAAGGAAGATTCCTGTGTTGATCAGCCAAGCTCAGGAAAGGAACTATCTGAGAACCAAGTGGGAAATGTGGACTTGGATGGGGTTGAAGACAACGACAAGCACGCTGAGTTAACATCAACGCCAAAAAAGTGTCGTTTGGAGTGCAAAGAGTGTGGAAAGCGCTTCACCCGGCGTGAAATGTTCTACCTTCACCGCCACTATCATGCTCACAAGGATGAACTCATGCCGCTCACTTGTAAAGAATGCGGCCTGTCATTTAGTGACCGCAGGAGCCTTATGAAACACAGACATGAACAtaaagaggaggaggagccaaAGTATGAAGAGGAGAGTGGTTTTCAGTGTGCAGAATGTGAGAAGATTTTCTCTTCAGTGCGAAAGCTGCGGTCCCACAAATGCATCGAATCAGATGACAAGCCTTTCCGCTGTACACTGTGCCGTCAGGAGTTCCAATCAAAAGTGTCTATAACCAAGCACATGTTGAACCACTCGCTGGATGAAGGCTTTAAATGTAAAGAGTGTGGTAAACGCTTCCCAGAATACAGGATCATGCGTGTCCACCAACGATGTCACCCTAACTTTAAACCCTATGAATGCCCCGAGTGCGGCATGGTTTTTAAATACCAATCTGTCATGGAAGACCACCGTCGCAAGCACACTGACAAGCAACCCCCTCACCTGTGCAACATTTGCGGTAAGACTTTCAAGTACAGCGGTCTCTTTCAACAGCATCAGTATCTGCACACCGGTGAGAAGGCCTTCAGCTGTCCTGAATGTGGTAAAAAATTTGCTTTTGCTCAGAATGTGAAGGCACACTGTCGCCTGCACAGACTGTGCCAAACCAACCCACTTCCCTTTAGTGAGCAGCCCACCAAGCAGACCTCTTTGTCCGCACCGGTGCAAAGGAAAGAGAATGCACACCAGAGTGAAGACCCAAAACACACTTTTAACTGTCCTCTTTGTCCCCAGACGTGCAGCACCCCGGCCAACCTGAGAGCCCACATGCTTATTCATGAGGTGGAGTATGAGACACTGGAGAGAAGCACAGAGACGCCTCCAGAGGTTAAAAAGGTTTGGGACAAAGGGCACACCTGTCCACACTGTCCATCTACTTATCGTGATGAGATAAGTTTACGATTACACATTTTGAAAAGCCACAAGTATGTAGCACAAGATTCAGATAAAGTGGCTGCTGTCTCCTCCAAAGAATCGAAACCTCTAATCAGTGAAAATGCccttgcaaaattaaaaaatgaaagcTTAGCTATCAGGCCGTACAAGTGCCCTGAGTGTGAAAAAACATTCCGCCATCGCTCAGTCTTAGAATTGCACATGCGCATACATTCCAAGGATAAGCCATACCAATGCAACGTGTGTTTCAAAGGCTTCCGGTTCAGCAACTATTTGCAGCAGCATCTCGTCATCCACTCGGGCAAAAAGCCGCACAAATGTCCCGACTGTGGGAAGGATTTTGCCTTCTTGCAGAATATGAGAACCCATCAGAAGCTGCATCGGGAAAAACCCTTCCGTTGCACTGGTTGCAGCAAAGGCTACAGCAGTGACCTGCAACTGCAGCGCCACATGCTCTCGCATAATGGCGAGAAGCCCCATAAATGCCACCTCTGTGAGAAAAGCTTTAGCCTGGCGTATCTGCTCCGCGATCACATAAACACTCACACGGGGGAACGGCCCCATCACTGTGGTGAGTGCAACAAATCCTTTTGTTGGTTGAGCAGCTTGCTAGTGCACCAGAAGATTCACTCTCGCAAGCGCCAAAGTCAGAGTCATTTTTTCACCACTGCTGGAAGAGTGAGAGGCAGAGGAAGGAGAGGGGGGAGGCTGACAAGGGGTTTGTCTAGACGGTTAGGGGGGCTCCTTTATGATGATCTGCATAGAGAGGCGGACCCAAAGTCACAATATTCCATGATGTCCTCTCATCAGGAATTGCTGGTGAGGAATCGGGAGGAAGGATTGCTTTCTGACCTACACCAGACCCGTGTTCAATGGAAGGTTGACGGTGAAGAAGTGATACCTTTTCAGTCATCACAGCACTTGCAAGAGTTTGCCAGCCCACGACAAGAGAGACCCTCTGAATCTTCTGCACAGAAAAGATCCAGCCCCTCACGAGTGGATGAGCTATCTGCGCCCAGAGCTTATTTTTCTGCTTCCTCTGGTTCTTTGCAAGTAGGCTCTGTTGGGTCATCATCCTTCATGAATGGTGCGGTGTTGTGGAGTGTCCAACCTCCTCATTTTGGTCAAGAGCTACAGTCACTTAAATTGTCCACAGCTCCGGTGCCAACACAAAAACGGGAGACTTCCACGCAAGCACTATCGCTGACTGTTAACCAGCTTGAGAAGTCCCAGATAGATGCTGAGGCGGACAAGCAGAGAGCTGAATGCATAGTAGATATACCAACCACATCTCAGATAGACCAAAGCAGCCCCATGCCACTATTGACTCCTGTTTCTCAAGGGGAAGTTCGCTCCTTGTGGGACATTCAAGCCCCACTGGGGATTTCAGGCAAAATGAACTTACCTGTGAAGCAGGCAGCAGTAACGGCAGCAACTTGGACCAATATACAGAGTCAAAATGCCACACGGCAACTTCCCATCCCCTTCCATCATTTTGGCCAGGGGATAGGCACTGCAGTCTGGGGCTTCCAAAATAATCATTCTCTTCTCACTGGACAGCTCAAACCAGGGAGTGCACAGGAGCTACAGCAGCAAACTTTGGTCGCTGGCAGTCAGATCATCCTCAATCAGCCAAACCCCTTCTTCTCACCACCACTCACCCCGCTCTCTGCACTGGCTTTGTCTGGCACACACCCTCTTCACACTGTCACCATCAATGCACTACAGAGACCACCCCACCCAAATATCTTCTTTACCCCGCAGGGTGTCATGACCAAGAGGCCACCCATGCCACAAACCCTGCCCCTATCTCAGCTCACCTCACAGGCTGATGCTCACAAACTCGGAGTTTCCCATTTGCCCTTTTCACCTGACCGACTCATGCAGTGCATGATATGCGGCATCTCTTTCCCACAGGAACTTGATCTACAAATGCATTACTTACAACATGCACAAGGACAGATTTGA